The window tgagccgtcgttgaggttgggcagatggcttgatctcttcctcaaggaaaatcctatgcgtgcagattttggggtcgatgcctttgatgtcgtggattgaccatccaaaggcccctttatgtCGCATCAacacctccaccaatttttcttcctgttcaactgtcaacaaagaagaaataataacgggtaaatctgtgggaggttgaagaaaaacatatttcagattgttgggcaagggcttaagctccaattctggaggttcctctaacgaggttttgggtttaggtttgatctcgCGATCGAGatcctcttttctacccttgacccaataacatttttcaagtaggagatcttcaaatggttcattcgagttttcacatccctcaccacctagaccgagttctaaagaggtaTTTCTCAtgttaaggtcaacttcctcaatacattcatctattagcgcatctacaaagttacaacttttggagcgttcttgaggaaatttcatagactcataaacgttaaatgttacctctttgtcctgcacccttaggaccaatttacctccatggacgtctatcagtgtcctactggttgcaaggaacggtctcccaaggagaatggggacggagtcatcttcttccatgtcgaggaccacaaaatcgaccgggaagatcagtttgtccaccttcaccaatacatcttcaactatttcctgaaaattgataaagacataagattaatacttgctcctaaatcgcataatgccctatctatgtgcatgttgcctatcctacacgggatggtaaagctcccttgatctttaagcttggggggtaatttatgggtgattatggctgagcattgttctgttaaagccactatctcattttccccaaactttttctttttcgacaacatgtctttaagaaattttgcatagttcagCATTTCCTCTaatgcttccattaatggaatattgatttctagtctactaaggatttccgaaaaccgagcaaatttcttatctaggttggcctttttctgtttctgaggaaatggcagttttggtgcataaggcctaactactttttctacagctacttcaggagctggagtttcagatgcgggaccggagttgcttaccacttccggttccctacttacctgaggtgacaGATGTGTTTGCGATGGAggtgccacgagtgtgtccacttctTTGCCGCTCCTTAGAGCGATGGCTTGAATTGCCTCCTCTTGTAAGAGGAACGCCTCTTGGCactccctttcttcttgtctgattgcGGCAAGCTGGTTGctcagggtcctgcatgcctcctcgttggctgctagtcggacggatatctctcttaagagggtcattattccttctgagcactctgtttgcctgccataaaaatcagagttagaatgggaacatggaagggtatccacgggtgccatgtagggcgccggtggatatcgtgtatgctcctgatcgtaatagttgtaagttgggggttcagaattatacctttgatgattacccaagtaacttacattctcacctctgggtacgtaatagttgatgtggcataccctaccggggtgattctggcgCATCTCTCGCAAAACGGTGTCCTTGGTTGGTTATTACGGCTgtatgaagccacaaggaaatccatttttgtgttgagatcgttcatggacggatttgacgctctgttgtccatagttgctggaagaacgattttataagtacaagtaatgttacagaatttaagtaatagtatatcaacaagtatttgtatatACAAGTATAAATTATAGTCGAATATGAACAAGtatgatataaacaagtataagcTATAGGCAAGTATGaatgatataaacaaggatattcacaatgaatgcctaaactaacaaatcgacctttggttcgatatttcagaagaaataaatccccggcaacggcgccaaaaacttgatgcgccttcacCTAAAttgggatgaagactcactaagggataagtgtaccccgtcgttatcaagtaataaatttctggttaagtccaggttatcgtccacaggatttatttctgcaagtatcgaattacttggtttcaggtgttatctaggcttagggggttttgagttggtttttctaagttaatctactcctaggttgaattatactattcctaactaagttatctgattctaactaagttattctatgcctaattaagttactctacccctaattaagttaaactactcctaagtgatcttttaccaatgcaattatctgaaggaacatgaagggatacgatgataatgagaatagattgtttaaacaattgaattaaaacctaagtcactagtgttcgaggcgattaacccgacctatcctcctaaattccctagttcgtgattcccttgtaaggccgaaactagctctaaggctcagcaatttgggcttaatcttctataggatcgtcaatcctataggcactgactaggtcagattcagctcacaatatgtgccaacttgattttgggattatcgaatgagttaaacatATCAGAcgaagcgtaagacaaagattaaagcattaaaacaattgaatgaacaagaactataatatatatcaaaaatgaaagtattgtcacgaagttacaatgagcctaggatttataacatgtatcagaggctagacagaatataaaagaagaaaaatccctttcagggaacctgtctaccaatgcaggcgtcttcctaggacttaaggatggagcttgagcaatcctcggtgaacggagcttcggaggtgtcttcaattgaggtttgaaggatatggaggaggtggagaggatttctcaagatgaaaagctaagaaaattacaaagataaaagatattaatttacattggaaaaactctatttataggcgtggctcggccttctttttgacctattttcgtgtccttatgcaggtaggaagtcgtggggtccgtcgtggcatcgtgggggcggaattggtctttttgaccaattcccgcaggtctgctcgccgagcagggcgagctgctcggcgagcaggcgctactcgcgacgagcagcgccctgctcggtgagcaggcatcctgctcgcccgagcaggcctcgccttcacctaagttgggatgaagactcactaagggataagtgtaccccatcgttatcaagtaataaatttctggttaagtcatggttatcgtccacaggatttatttctgcaagtatcgagttacttggtttcaggtgttatctaggcttagggggttttgagttggtttttctaagttaatctactcctaggttgaattatactattcctagctaagttatctgattctaactaagttattctatgcctaatcaagttactctacccctaattaagttaaactactcctaagtgatcttttaccaatgcaattatctgaaggaacatgaagggatacgatgataatgagaatagattgtttaaacaattgaattaaaacctaagtcacttgtgttcgaggcgattaacccgacctatcctcctaaattccctagttcgtgattcccttgtaaggccaaaactagctctaaggctcagcaatttgggcttaatcttctataggatcgtcaatcctataggcactgactaggtcagattcagctcacaatatgtgccaacttgattttgggattatcgaatgagttaaactaaTCAGAcgaagcgtaagacaaagattaaagcattaaaacaattgaatgaacaagaactataatatatatcaaaaatgaaagtattgtcacgaagttacaatgagcctaggattcataacatgtatcagaggctagacagaatataaaagaagaaaaatccctttcagggaacctgtctaccaatgcaggcgtcttcctaggacttaaggatggagcttgagcaatcctcggtgaacggagcttcggaggtgtcttcaattgaggtttgaaggatatggaggaggtggagaggatttctcaagatgaaaagctaagaaaattacaaagataaaagatattaatttacattggaaaaactctatttataggcgtggctcggccctctttttgacctattttcgtgtccttatgcaggtaggaagtcgtggggtccgtcgtggcatcgtgggggcggaattggtctttttgaccaattcccgcaggtctactcgcgacgagcagcgccctgctcggcgagcaggcatcctgctcacCCGAGcaggcctgctcggtgagcaggcatcctgctcgcccgagcaggcccctggtggcctgctcgccgagcaggcctcgccttcacctaagttgggatgaagactcactaagggataagtgtaccccatcgttatcaagtaataaatttctagttaagtccaggttatcgtccacaggatttatttctgcaagtatcgagttacttggtttcaggtgttatctaggcttagggggttttgagttggtttttctaagttaatctactcctaggttgaattatactattcctagctaagttatctgattctaactaagttattctatgcctaattaagttactctacccctaattaagttaaactactcctaagtgatcttttaccaatgcaattatcccaaggaacatgaagggatacgatgataatgagaatagattgtttaagcacttgaattaaaacctaagtcacttgtgtccgaggcgattaacccgacctatcctcctaaagtccctagttcgtgattcccttgtaaggccgaaactagctctaaggctcagcaatttgggcttaatcttctatagggtcgtcaatcctataggcactgactaggtcagattcagctcgcaatatgtgccaacttgattttgggattatcgaatgagttaaaccaatcaaacgaagcgtaagacaaagattaaagcattaaaacaattgaatgaacaagaactataatatatatcaaagatgaaagtattgtcacgaagttacaatgagcctaggattcataacatgtatcagaggctagacagaatataaaagaagaaaaatccctttcagggaacctgtctaccaatgcaggcgtcttcctaggacttaaggatggagcttgaggaatcctcggtgaacggagcttcagaggtgtcttcaatggaggtttgaaggatatggaggaggtggagaggatttctcaagatgaaaagctaagaaaattacaaagataaaagatactaatttacattggaaaaactctatttataggcgtggctcggccctctttttgacctattttcgtgtccttatgcaggtaggaagtcgtggggtccgtcgtggcatcgtgggggcggaattggtctttttgaccaattcccgcaggtctgctcgccgagcagggcgagctgctcggcgagcaggcgctactcgcgacgagcagcgccctgctcggcgagcaggcctctggtggcctgctcggcgagcaggcatcctgctcgcccgagcaggcctctagtggcctgctcggcgagcaggcatggcctacggaggcccgctcgtcgagcactCTTGCCCGGTATACCCCCGTGTGCTTGCTGACTGCCGTCGatacctttttcgtccgaacttatacctgcgcatgtacagaaactccagataacattagtccaaaggctaaattgacccgccaatcgcttattttgagcaaacgcttcgtttggtgcgacttttgacggaccaattggcttcaaaagataacggaattatactatgcatgctattttggtcgtaattgcctaaattggtcataaaacgagcctaaacaacgaaaaataaataaaacgtttccaattcctaactaactcacacaaaagcatttaaatgcaagaaatgctcgcttatttaactaaataatgctaaaagccgtcctaaaaccgtacccaaagataggggtttttgacccctatcataaCACAAAGTGAAGAACGGATCATACAAATCTTCGAGGTCTACATTAGAACCAAAAAAGTCTGAAACATGATAAGGGCCACATACAATTATACTTATAGGAAGATACAAATAACCACATGAACAATTTTAACATGAAGAAACTGTTAATGAAAAATCATAGGAAGCAATTTGGAAATTGGGAAGAAGATTATTTAGTGGCGGCTATAAAGTTAACTAAGTAACTGTTAATCCTCATGGCAACCTCAATTTCCCCAAAATCCATacagtaaaaaaatatttaaaaacatcaaataaaaagctaaaagtTAATAGAAGAGGGAGAGGTCACTCAGTTCAGCGGGAAGGACAGACACACAAATTTTCTCTATAAAGAAAGAAGCTGCCATTCGGACTTGTTAAGCTTTAATTTACTGACTATTCATTGTGATATTCTCTTCtttaaataaacaattaaaaTTGCAAAACATGAGGAAAAAGcgataaaaaaaagtaacaaaGACAACAAAGAAAATTACACTGATAAAGATTAGAGATTAGAGGAACATGTGGTCAGTAGAAGCAAAAGGTTGAGAAGCTAGgattacaaaaaaatatagaaGAAGCCATATAGAAGTTACCCCTAAATCCAAACGGAAGAGAAATATTTAAATTGAAAATGACATCATAAGTAAATCCAACCATTGGTAAATCAAGTTCCATAACATGTGACCATGAACAGTATACAATGAGCTCATGGAGAGGATGTTGAATTTCGGTTCATaataaaagggcggcccggtcgcattacgcgtccccgctgaacgagggtccggggaggggtcccaccacaagggtgtattgggggcaagccttcccttgccaattgtATACTGTTCATAATATGAAGAGAATTTAGGTAGAAGCTGAAATTAAGCAAGTGGAACCGTAAAACTGATACTGCAAAATTAGGAGAGGGATAGAAGAGTAAACGATAGCTTTCAAACTTTACCTTCGTAAAGTATAGAGtaaaaaatataagaatttGGAAAAACTAAAGTGTAATGTAATATAGATATACATTCTATAtagaaaaagaataaaacaaAGATAACATCTGAGAATCACCTACATCAATAATTTCACCACTTTGATATCCATATCCTATATTAGAATCAGTAACTTTAGATCATATAAAtgcaaaagaataagaaaacaCAGACGAAcaataatacaaaaaaaatacctTCAGGAAATGAACTGATGAACTTGTGAAACAAATTCCAGGAAACCTTCATCAAGAATTGGGAGACTTCAATGCACATATcctttattgaaaaaaaaaatagttcacTTAATTTTAATAGAATAAGAAAACACAGAACCTCTATTCAACGAAAATAATACAAAAGGATGATAATTGTATACAAACTCGTGAACATAATATGACGGGGACATGGAGAGGAGGCAAGAGCTGAAAGTAAGGGAATATAACTGTTAAAATTCACATGAAGAAAGTATGCAGGAGAAGGAAAAAAAATCCATATCAGGTATGAGAATTTACCTTCGAACATGGAAGTAAATTGGAAGAACAAATGACTAACTTGCAGATTAGAAAACATAAACTCTTACTATTATATtagataaagataatattaCTATTACCATGTTAATGTTGGGATTACTAATCCTAATAACAGGTGAACCCATAAAGaactcataaaaaattgaagttGGAAAAACCAAAGAACAATGATAAAGAGAGAAAATAGAAAGAATTAGAGCTAAAACCCAGAAAAATAAGGACCCTATAACAATTTGAAACAGATCTATATAAATAAGGGGCAAAAAGAGCTAAGACACAATTAATGTTTAACCTTTGAAATGAAATCTGCACTCTGTAGATCTATAGAAAGGAAGGTTGGCACTGAAGACCTCCACCCAGGGTTTCTCTGTAGATAGAGTATTTCAAGGACAAACTGTTAgacaaaagtaaaaaaaaaattatagatcAAACTATACCAAAGGTATGAAGCAAAAGGCAAGAAGGGATTATGAATGCCATGAACACAAACAGATCAGTAAGAGCCAAAAAAGCTGGAGACGAAATGGAATgggaaaaaaataagaataaagGAAGAACTACTCACCAGGAGAAGAAGAAACGGTCACATCGCAATTTTCTCCACGCCTTAAGATCCATGAACAAACACAGATTAGTAAGACCCAAAAGCGAGAGAAGAAACTGGATCGGAGAAAAATTACCAATAGAGACTGATATAATATTGTGCATCAGCGGTGAATTACTCGAGGCCTTCACTGTATTAGACGGTAGCAGCTGGGAAGTGAGAAAGAGAACTTTGAATCGCCATGATAGGCGGATGGCAAGCTGATAACGGGAAATGAATGATGAaataaaagggaaaacaaatgaaaaaaaaaggtaGAGAATAGGGAAAGGGTGAGGGAGAGCATCAATAAAAGAAAACGGAAGAGAGCACGGTGGAGAAATCACTAGAAAGTTGTGGCACTGAAACAACATggaagagagaagggaagacagacagaagagagagaaaggaagaagagagAAAGCACATGGCCCAAATATCGAAGCTTGTTATTTGAGAACGACATCGTTTTGGTATACCAGGGCTGAAAATTGCCAGTGAATGCCAAGGGTAACACAGTCAATCTGaatttaaggataaaattgaaaaaaattaaaaaaaattctctaatTTTACTGTTCCCTACCATTcacttttatatgtatatataatagtAAGTAGACCTTATTATATatactaataatatatttttaataagtgttacttattaaattttacatattaatatTTATCTTTCTTGTAGTGAAGCAACTTGTTTTATAAAGTGAAGATATTATGTTTAGTGAAATTAAACGTATCCAAGATGAAATGAATGAAGTGGAAGTGGAAGAATATGGATGTGTAAAATTAGGAATGTAAAGATGATACATGTAAAGATGAATTATTGGAagctataatatatatatatatatatatatatatatatatatatatatatatatatatgcagttGAGAAGGTGAggtcaaaagaaagaaagaaattggAAAATGGCAATAGCCAGCCTTTTGAGAACATTTGGTGTATTAGAAATTTCTGTCTGAATCAATCAACCCGTACATTATATTTTATCCATTCCGATCATCATTTTTATGGTTcaatgttttatttattattatttacttgAAAGCTTTCATTTCTCTTTAGTAAAAAATAACTTTACACCTGATTTAAGTTACTTAGGCATTTAAAAAGCTGTcacaatctatatatatatataagggaaGTTACCTCATTAATACATTATTAACATGAGAACAAATTTGTACACATGGACTTATCTTATTTTACATGTCACAAATCTTGCGGTTGTACATCTGACGCCTATCCTATCCTATTCTATATAATGtcaattcaaaaataaaaactattaaATGAATGTATGAGTAAATATCATTCAATCATGTGAAGGTAACTTATTTCAGACGTCACAAAGCTTATGGTTGCTATTCAATTTTGACGCCTATTTTATCTTATCCTATATATAAACGTCAGCTCgaaaataaaaactattaaATGAATGTACGAATAAATCTCATTCATCTATGTGAAGTTATCTTATTTTAAACGTCACAAAGCTTGTAGTTGCGGTTCAAATTTCACGCATATCCTGTCCTATTCTATATATAATCGCCAgctcaaaaataaaaactattaaATGAATGTTCAAATAAATCTCATTCATCCATGTGAAATTATCTTATTTTAGATGTCACAAAGTTTGTGGTTGTGGCCCAAATTTGACACCTACCTTGTCCTATTCTATATATAATCATCAGTTCgaaaataaaaactattaaattaacaTACGAGTAAATCTCATTCATTTTTTCCAAAGCTTTtttgtttatgatttatgaaaaGTACATGCATGTTGAAATCAAATAAAACTATCACCAAATTTACATAATAAACTCACACGCGATATGTGGGGCTGTAATTGAGCCGAGCCGAGTTTTGGCCTGCTCAGGCTCCACTCTTCAGAAAATGGACGAGCTCGAACTCAACATTTTTTCGTGAGCTGCTCGCGAGTTGTTCACAAGCTCATTGCAAGCTTTGCTCGTAAGCAACTCGTTAATTCAGTTCATGAACTTTGGTTtcgaacaactcattaattatattaatttgaaatttgtttaacacaaaactatatggTTTTGAAACCTATAAAACTAGATTTTACACAAAACTacattgttttacattttcacctttatagaaatattattattaaaaaaattgaaccaaACTTGCTCATGAGCATTTTTATGAACAACATAATCGACCTAttcacgagctttcgagccgagtttcGATGTGCTCAAACtcggctcgtttataaatccagcTGAACACGATCGAGTTTTTATCGAACCGAACACCAAACCACTCATGAGTGACTTgactcatttacaaccctagcGTCATAAGTGAAGCAACTAttgatttattattatattgtttttattttttattttaattttgattaataCCACGTTTCACTTTTGAATAACCCATCACTACTTAAGAATTTTATCGGAATgtcttaattttgagaaatccCCTTCCTATGTAATGTGCCCctccatttcaaaataattgtcacatttgacctaaTCACATATATTAAGGAAGTGATTGGTTTGCATTAAATTTGtgaaagttatactaaaataccatttatctttttttattaataatcctTAAATTTTGTGTCAGACCTTAAATTTAACCACTCTTCATacattgaaaacttaaaatgaCAAAATGTATAGTTAATATTAAATTCACTAATGAGagtaaaacagaaaaaaaaactattttgaaAACTAAAACTcacaaataatataatataagaaaatttaacaaaatatgaTAATTATGTTAAAATAGAGGGATaccaaagttttttttttttttttgttgaaccATGAGTATATATCAaagttagttaattaatttatcaTCCATAAAGCATATATATTTTCTCCGTGGGACCCTCGCCCCATTCCCGTATAAATCCccgaataataaaatatttacatatattttagttttatttctATAGTctcgttaattttattttatttctatagTGTGTTTTATTactaattaattaagttttatttctataatttgattaatttaattc is drawn from Euphorbia lathyris chromosome 9, ddEupLath1.1, whole genome shotgun sequence and contains these coding sequences:
- the LOC136206780 gene encoding uncharacterized protein isoform X1, whose translation is MRQNHPGRVCHINYYVPRGENVSYLGNHQRYNSEPPTYNYYDQEHTRYPPAPYMAPVDTLPCSHSNSDFYGRQTECSEGIMTLLREISVRLAANEEACRTLSNQLAAIRQEERECQEAFLLQEEAIQAIALRSGKEVDTLVAPPSQTHLSPQEIVEDVLVKVDKLIFPVDFVVLDMEEDDSVPILLGRPFLATSRTLIDVHGGKLVLRVQDKEVTFNVYESMKFPQERSKSCNFVDALIDECIEEVDLNMRNTSLELGLGGEGCENSNEPFEDLLLEKCYWVKGRKEDLDREIKPKPKTSLEEPPELELKPLPNNLKYVFLQPPTDLPVIISSLLTVEQEEKLVEVLMRHKGAFGWSIHDIKGIDPKICTHRIFLEEEIKPSAQPQRRLNSNMKEVVKAEVIKLLDAGIIFPISDSQWVSPVQCVPKKGGTTVMENEKGELIPTRKVTGWRVCIDYKKLNEATRKDHFPLPFIDQILERLVGHEFFCTLDGLSGYMQIPVDPLDQDKTIFTCPYETFAYRRMPFGLCNAPATFQRCMMAMFSDMVEEFLEIFMDDFNVAGPTFDQCLENLDRVLERCEDKNLALNWENYGPKLYSVRTQGVGKGDRGRSGKN
- the LOC136206780 gene encoding uncharacterized protein isoform X2, with the protein product MRQNHPGRVCHINYYVPRGENVSYLGNHQRYNSEPPTYNYYDQEHTRYPPAPYMAPVDTLPCSHSNSDFYGRQTECSEGIMTLLREISVRLAANEEACRTLSNQLAAIRQEERECQEAFLLQEEAIQAIALRSGKEVDTLVAPPSQTHLSPQEIVEDVLVKVDKLIFPVDFVVLDMEEDDSVPILLGRPFLATSRTLIDVHGGKLVLRVQDKEVTYG